A stretch of the Papaver somniferum cultivar HN1 chromosome 6, ASM357369v1, whole genome shotgun sequence genome encodes the following:
- the LOC113288177 gene encoding NAD-dependent protein deacetylase SRT1-like codes for MSLGYAEKLSYKEDIGTVGMTEIFDSPQTLQEKIEELATIIKHSKHLVAFTGAGISTSCGIPDFRGPKGVWTLQRDGKSIPEASLPFDRATPSFTHMALVELEKAGILKFLISQNVDSLHLRSGIPRDKLSELHGNSFRELCPSCGVEYVRDFEVETIGMKETPRRCSDENCKARLKDTVLDWDDALPPKEVNPADKHCRMADVVLCLGTSLQVTPACNLPLRCIRGGGKVVIVNLQPTPKDKKAGLVIHGLVDKVLAGVMQLLNMRIPPYVRVDFLQICFKRLISKDNDQRYVRWALSVGSVHGSRAPLPFVRLVEVLFPENPLLKGAILTKPPFHLTRQMLSRPLKMLVKLNFGDGCRCSCTSIDFPLNFEALKGSIDNDTDGVVQKLRDSALQDPSCGQCEIVERKSLLSTRSEITTYAIVTNVVRHRCSPVVIPSKENGFVRQTYQNIVKRLNERTDGNEASPKRLK; via the exons ATGTCTTTGGGTTATGCAGAAAAGCTCTcttacaaagaagatattggaaCTGTTGGAATGACTGAAATTTTTGATTCACCACAAACTTTGCAAGAAAAA ATTGAAGAGCTAGCTACGATTATAAAACAT AGTAAGCATCTAGTTGCATTTACGGGCGCAGGAATATCAACGTCCTGTGGTATACCTGATTTTCGAGGGCCCAAGGGAGTTTGGACACTTCAG CGTGATGGCAAAAGTATCCCTGAAGCGTCCTTACCATTTGATCGGGCAACACCAAGTTTTACCCACATGGCTTTGGTTGAGCTCGAGAAAGCTGGAATTTTGAAGTTTCTTATTAGCCAG AATGTGGATAGCCTCCATCTCAGATCCGGAATACCTAGGGACAAACTTTCTGAATTGCATGGGAATTCCTTTAGGGAGCTTTGCCCTTCTTGTGGAGTGGA GTATGTGAGGGATTTTGAGGTGGAGACCATCGGAATGAAGGAGACGCCGCGACGTTGTTCCGATGAAAATTGTAAAGCAAGACTCAAGGACACAGTACTTGATTGGGAT GATGCTTTACCTCCCAAGGAAGTGAATCCAGCGGATAAGCACTGCAGGATGGCTGATGTTGTTTTATGTTTAGGAACCAG TTTGCAAGTAACTCCTGCATGCAATTTGCCGCTAAGATGTATTCGTGGTGGAGGAAAGGTTGTAATTGTGAATCTTCAG CCCACTCCGAAGGACAAGAAAGCAGGTTTGGTCATTCATGGGCTTGTTGATAAG GTTTTAGCAGGTGTTATGCAGTTGCTGAATATGCGAATTCCTCCATATGTCCGGGTTGACTTTTTGCAGATTTGTTTTAAGCGACTGATCTCTAAAGACAATG ATCAAAGATATGTGAGATGGGCTCTAAGTGTAGGTAGTGTGCATGGATCAAGAGCGCCATTACCTTTCGTGAGATTAGTTGAG GTTCTTTTTCCAGAAAACCCACTACTGAAGGGTGCCATTTTAACTAAGCCGCCATTTCACCTAACAAG GCAGATGTTGTCAAGACCGCTTAAGATGTTGGTGAAGCTGAATTTTGGTGACGGGTGTAGGTGTTCTTGCACTAGCATTGATTTCCCACTCAACTTTGAG GCTCTAAAGGGCAGCATCGACAATGACACAGATGGTGTGGTACAGAAGCTTAGAGATAGTGCACTTCAAGATCCTAGTTGTGGGCAGTGTGAAATTGTTGAGAGAAAGAGCCTTTTGTCTACAAGAAGCGAGATCACAACCTATGCCATTGTCACCAACGTTGTTAGACACAGGTGTAGTCCTGTTGTAATCCCATCCAAAGAGAATGGCTTCGTCCGTCAGACATATCAAAATATTGTGAAAAGGCTCAACGAGAGAACAGATGGAAATGAAGCATCTCCAAAGCGATTGAAGTGA